From a region of the Leptidea sinapis chromosome 6, ilLepSina1.1, whole genome shotgun sequence genome:
- the LOC126964924 gene encoding zinc carboxypeptidase-like: MSLSIFAYFLIFIIECRLCQETKRYDNYTLYNIIPTERYQLKFLQTLESKKYIDVIFWRRPFKLYSSIQILVSPMDVELFEERLVHFGIKSSVSSKDIQKLFDKQTVMRYMRLNVDTYSWTHYHSLEDVYQWMADIADKHPKFVHLTAIGMSAEGREILALSIERPNAKAKVMVEGAIHGNEWITCEFVTFLANEIINSHKSEDHKLKKIAHKFHWFFVPVANPDGYAYSMKTDRLWRYNRRPITNMSIGVDLNRNFDYNFCVHGSGKYPQEDDYCGPQPFSEPESSALSSFIATHKRGLNFYFSFHAYGQKILIPYSDRVKHVENFAEMENYGKQAIMKMYRMSGVKYYVGTMYDIFGYRTSGDSASFVKKKYGVKYVITFLLRDNGTFGYALPSNQILPTCKETVAGLAELMTARHRRLSPLLFSAATISRNINYLYIVLFVLIYYTL; encoded by the exons ATGAGTCTTAGTATATTcgcttattttttaatttttattattgaatgtaGACTATGCCAAGAAACAAAAAGATACGACAATTATACCTTGTACAATATCATACCTACGGAACGGTATCAATTAAAATTCTTGCAAACTCTCGAAAGTAAAAAGTACATTGATGTTATATTTTGGAGGAGACCATTTAAGTTATACTCTAGTATCCAGATATTAGTGAGTCCAATGGATGTAGAACTTTTCGAGGAAAGGCTTGTACATTTTGGTATAAAATCATCAGTTTCGTCGAAAGATATTCAGAA gtTATTTGATAAACAAACGGTTATGCGTTACATGCGCCTAAATGTTGATACATACTCATGGACGCATTACCATAGTTTGGAAGATGTGTATCAATGGATGGCAGATATCGCCGATAAACATCCTAAATTCGTTCATTTGACAGCTATTGGCATGTCTGCTGAAGGGAGAGAGATTCTCGCACTAAGTATCGAGAGACCTAATGCAAAAGCAAAGGTTATGGTTGAAGGAGCAATACATGGTAATGAATGGATTACATGTGAATTTGTTACGTTTCTGGCAAACGAAATAATCAACTCACATAAGTCAGAGGATCATAAGCTGAAGAAAATTGCACATAAATTTCATTGGTTTTTTGTACCAGTTGCGAATCCGGATGGCTATGCTTATAGCATGAAGACT GATCGCTTGTGGCGTTATAATAGAAGACCCATTACAAATATGAGTATAGGTGTGGATTTAAATAGAAACTTTGATTATAATTTCTGTG TTCATGGCTCTGGAAAATATCCACAGGAAGATGATTATTGCGGACCGCAGCCTTTTTCTGAGCCAGAATCGAGTGCCCTTTCGTCCTTCATAGCAACACATAAGAGAGGACTTAATTTCTACTTCTCATTTCACGCCTACGgacaaaagattttaataccCTATTCAGACAGAGTAAAACATGTCGAGAACTTTGCGGAAATG GAGAATTATGGAAAACAAGCAATAATGAAAATGTATAGAATGAGTGGCGTCAAATACTATGTTGGGAcaatgtacgatatatttg GCTATAGAACTTCCGGTGACAGCGCGTCATTCGTGAAAAAGAAATATGGTGTCAA GTATGTGATAACGTTCTTGCTGCGCGACAACGGCACCTTCGGTTACGCGTTACCGTCCAATCAGATTCTTCCGACATGCAAGGAGACTGTTGCGGGATTGGCGGAACTCATGACAGCACGGCACAGAAGACTCTCACCCTTATTGTTTTCTGCGGCAACCATTTccagaaatattaattatctttatatagttttatttgttttgatatattatactCTTTAA
- the LOC126964925 gene encoding zinc carboxypeptidase-like, whose amino-acid sequence MKFNFIIILIQCYCYKSSCEPKKYYNYTVYRGIPINYDHLNFFKNLSAIYNVNYWRPPGLLNKPTEFMIAPENKSDFVRRAQSGGIYYSTVIEDVQREFDKQTVNTYIRRNMKTFNWNSFYRLEDIYNWLRDLSKKYSKVMTIKSIGTTVNKRNIMAVIINYNPESKIKKPKVMVEGGIHAREWISPAFVTYFIHSLLIAERNINTTMIEIAKKFRWYFVPVVNPDGYEYTHTKDRLYRKNMNAVDLNRNFEIAFGSVGISFQQSSEIFCGHAAFSEPETQAMRRFIKINSRDLKYYFAFHSYGQYIILPYTHMRQHVENYNTVRDMGLNAARAIFRRYGTQYAVGTAYDTVGYMTSGVSGCWAKKTYHIPYVVTFELRDQGKHGFALPPSQILPTCKETMDGIRSLLTPSTHQELRKVPPNAQISTDLDMLVVFICLFIILCR is encoded by the exons atgaaattcaatttcataattatattaatacaatgttattgctataaatccTCTTGCGAACCAAAAAAGTACTACAACTATACGGTATACCGAGGTATACCAATAAATTATGACCATTTGAACTTTTTCAAGAACTTAAGTGctatatataatgttaattactGGAGGCCACCAGGATTGCTCAACAAACCCACAGAATTTATGATCGCTCCAGAAAACAAGAGCGATTTTGTAAGACGAGCCCAATCCGGTGGAATTTACTATTCTACTGTTATTGAGGACGTGCAAAG ggaaTTCGATAAGCAAACTGTGAATACTTACATCAGAAGAAACATGAAGACTTTTAATTGGAACAGCTTCTATCGTTTAGAAGACATATATAATTGGCTCAGGGATCTCAGCAAAAAATATAGCAAAGTCATGACTATTAAAAGTATTGGAACTACAGTgaacaaaagaaatattatggCAGTTATCATCAACTATAATCCCGAATCTAAAATAAAGAA ACCTAAGGTAATGGTTGAAGGCGGAATCCATGCCCGAGAATGGATATCCCCAGCTTTTGTGACATATTTCATACATTCTTTATTGATAGCAGAACGAAATATAAATACCACAATGATTGAAATAGCAAAGAAATTTAGGTGGTATTTTGTTCCTGTTGTGAATCCCGATGGATATGAATATACTCACACTAAG gaTCGCCTCTACAGAAAAAATATGAACGCTGTCGACTTGAACAGAAATTTTGAAATTGCATTTGGAT CTGTCGGAATTAGTTTTCAACAGAGCAGTGAAATATTCTGTGGACATGCAGCCTTCTCTGAACCAGAAACCCAAGCCATGAGAAggtttataaaaatcaatagtAGAGACCTGAAATACTACTTCGCATTCCATTCATATGGCCAGTATATTATACTTCCCTACACCCACATGAGGCAACATGTGGAAAATTATAACACTGtg agaGACATGGGCCTAAATGCAGCCAGAGCTATTTTTCGGAGATACGGTACTCAATATGCAGTTGGAACAGCGTATGACACAGttg gATATATGACATCGGGGGTCAGCGGATGTTGGGCGAAGAAAACATATCATATCCC ATATGTGGTAACGTTTGAGCTCCGTGACCAAGGCAAGCATGGTTTTGCTCTGCCACCAAGCCAGATACTACCTACCTGCAAGGAGACCATGGACGGCATCAGATCACTCCTCACTCCGTCGACTCACCAAGAGCTGCGAAAAGTCCCTCCAAATGCGCAGATATCGACAGATCTTGATATGCttgttgtttttatatgtttatttataatattatgtcgttAA